Below is a window of Pseudomonas eucalypticola DNA.
TGCAAGGCCGTGGACAAGGGCATGGTCATCGACACCGTGCGGCTGCTGGAAAAGCTCGGCGGCAAGAGCGGCCACTACCAGGCGGACCCGGCATGAAGATCAAGGTGGTGTACTTTGCTCGTTACCGGGAAGCCATGGGCATGGATGGCGAGGAATTGGTGGGTACTTTCGCTACCCTGGCGGACGTGCGCCAGGAGTTGCTGGAGCGTGGCGGCAACTGGAGCGTGCTGGGCGAGAGCGCTGTGATGTGCGCCCGCAACCAGGATCTGTGCAAGCTCGAAGAGCCGGTAGCCGACGGCGATGAAGTGGCTTTCTTTCCACCCGTGACCGGAGGCTGACCATGGCCGTGCGAGTTCAGCCAGGCGCATTCGACCCCGGGGCCGAGGTCAATGCCATGCACGCAGCCAACGTCGGCGTCGGCGCGGTGGTGAGTTTCGTCGGGTATGTGCGCGACTTCAACGATGGGCTGGAGGTGTCAGGGATGTTCCTGGAACACTACCCGGGCATGACCGAAAAGGCCCTGGGCAAGATCATCGTCGAGGCCGAGCAGCGCTGGCCGTTGCTCAAGGTCGAAGTGTTGCACCGCATCGGCGCCCTCGAGCCGGGGGAGCCGATCGTGTTCGTCGGCGTGGCAAGCGCCCACCGCCAGGCGGCGTTCGATGCCTGCAACTTCATCATGGATTACCTGAAGACCCGCGCGCCGTTCTGGAAGAAAGAGCAGACCACCCACGGTGAGCGGTGGGTAGACGGCAAGGCCAGCGACGACCAGGCGGCCGAACGCTGGCAGCAGCGGTAATCGTTCCCGAGCGTTGCTCGGGAAGCAGGCGGTCAGGAATGCTTGCGCTGCACCGGCCGCAACAGTTCGGTCGGCGGCATCTCGCAGCTGATCTTGCGCCCCAGCAGCGCCTCGATCGACGGCAGCTGATAGGAGTCGTCCTCGCCGGCAAAGCTGATCGACACACCGTTCGCCCCCGCGCGGCCGGTGCGACCAATGCGGTGCACGTAGTCGTCCGGGTCTTCCGGCAGGGTGAAGTTGATCACATGGCTGATGCCGTCGATGTGGATGCCACGGCCGGCCACGTCGGTGGCCACCAGCACGCGGATCTTGCCTTCGCGGAAGCCTTCCAGGGTCTTGATGCGCTTGTGCTGCGGCACGTCGCCTGACAGCTGCGCGGCGTTGACGCCGTCACGCACCAGCTTTTCCTCGATGCGCCGTACCTCGTCCTTGCGGTTGGCGAACACCATCACCCGCTCCCAGCCGTTGTCGTTGACCAGGTTGTACAGCAGCTTGTACTTGTCGCTGCCGGCCACGGCGTAGACATGCTGCTCCACGGTTTCGCTGGCGACGTTCTCTGGCTCGATCTCGACGATGGCAGGGTCGGTGGTCCACTGCTTGGCCAGGTTCATCACGTCGTCGGTGAAGGTGGCGGAGAACAGCAGGGTCTGGCGCTCGCTTTTCGGCGGGGTCTGGCGAATGATCTGGCGGACCTGTGGAATGAAACCCATGTCCAGCATGCGATCGGCTTCGTCCAGCACCATCACCTCGACCATGTCCAGGTGCACCTCGCCGCGCTGGTTGAAGTCCAGCAGGCGGCCAGGGGTAGCGACCAGGATGTCGCAGTGGCGGGCTTCCAGCTGCTTGAGCTGCTTGTCGAAGTCCATGCCACCGACGAAGGTCATGACGTTCAGGCCGGTGTACTTGGTCAGCGCCGCGGCGTCCTTGGCGATCTGCACCACGAGTTCGCGGGTCGGGGCGATGATCAATGCCCGCGGCTCGCCCATGTAGCGTTCCTTGGGCGGTGGGGTCTGCTGCAACTGGGTGATGATCGAGATCAGGAACGCGGCGGTCTTGCCGGTACCGGTCTGGGCCCGGCCGATCGCGTCCTTGCCCTTGAGGGTAAAGCCCAGCACCTGCGCCTGGATCGGCGTGCAGTAGGGGAACCCCAGGTCATGAATGGCGTGCATCAGGTCCGCGGATAGCTTGAAGTCGTGAAAGCGGGTCTTGCCTTCCTGCGGTTCGACCTTGAACTCTTCCAGTTTCCACAGGGCGCGGGGAGGCTTGGGCTTGCGCTCGCGAGGGGAGGGTTTGACCCGCTCGGCGTCCAGGTTTGGCTGGGGGGCGACGGCAGTTGCTTCCCGTGCTGGCGCCAGCACGACAGGGGCTGGGGCCTCTGGCTCCGGCGGTTGGGGGATGGCCGCTTCCCGAGCCGGGCTCGGTGCCACAGGAGCAGTCATTTCGGCTGCGAGCGGCTCAGCCCCGCTTTTTCCGAACAGGTTCTTGAGTGCTTTGAGCACGGTCTTCTCATTAATTGGTTAAGGAATGTACGCCGGGCAGTGTAATGCAAGAATCGGGCGCGGTGTAGCAGCGGCCGCATGGCCGCGTCACAAGCGCCCAGGTTACCAGGCGAGGCGCGGGGCGCTGGGCGCAGCCTGGCGGCAGCCGCTGCGGATCACGCCAGTTTTTTGCCCAGCCAGGTGGCGATGTCGCGAATTTCCTCGATCACCACCTCATGCCCCATGGGGTACTCGTGCCATTCAAGCTGCACGCCTTGGACGGCGAGGAAGTCGTGAGCCATGCGCCCCATGGCGTGGAATACCACCTCGTCCTGGGTGCCGTGCAGGCACAGCACCGGCGTGGCCTTCTGGGCTGCACTGGGTCGCACGCCATCATGGAACCCGGGCGCATAGGTAGACAGGGCGAGCACGCCGCCCAACGTCCCGGGGTATCGGGAAAACGCCGTGTGGTACACCACTGCGCCGCCCTGGGAGAACCCGGCGATGAATACGCGTGAGGCCGGGACGCCCGCGGCCACTTGCGCTTCGATCAAGCCCTTGACCATGTCGGCGGACTCATCCAGCTGGTGTTCGTCAATGGCCCGCGCGGGCGTCATTGCCTTTATGTCGTACCAGCTCGGCATTTCATAGCCGCCGTTGATGGTCACTGGCCGCTTAGGCGCCTGGGGCAGGATGAACCGGGTGCTGGGCAGGTTGGCCTGCAGCGCTTCGGCCACTGGCAGGAAGTCGTAGCGGTCGGCGCCAAGGCCGTGCAACCAGATCACACAGGCATCGGCCGGCTGGGTAGGTTCGAGGATCATCGGGTTGCTCATGGCTGCTCCAAAAAAGTGCGAACGCTCCCATAAAGTGCGTTGCAAAGGGGCGTATCAGGGCGATACAGGAAAAAGATGTCGCACGGTGGCAAGTTTTCCCATTGACGAGGGCTGAAACGCTTGCGCGCTGTAACGTGGTACGCGCTTTGCTATGTATCCGCCAAGTGGAAGGAAAACCCCATCCGGTAACACTAACAGGCTGGGAGCCGGGAGGCCAAAGCGGTTCAACCGCCATTGGGTGGTCTACCTTCCACGGGTCACGCGAAACGACAGGGGCGAAGCATAACGCCTCATCTGTTCGACCGATCAAGGAGCCGTGAGTTTGCACAACGCCCGAAGGCGGCCTGCGCTCACACAATCAAAAAATGAGTCCTGAAACGCTTGACCCAAAAACAAGCCGGCACGGGGTCGAAATCGCCTCAAAAGGGTGCGACAGGACACACGCTCTACACAACAAGAGCAATTTGGAGGTTTGAATGAAAATGCTGAAATCCACCCTGGCTGTCCTGACTGCCGCCACCGTTCTGGGGGTAAGCGGTTTCGCCCAGGCAGGCGCCACTCTGGACGCGATTCAGAAGAAAGGTTTCATTCAGTGCGGCGTCAGTGACGGCTTGCCTGGCTTCTCGGTTCCGGACTCCACCGGCAAGATCCAGGGCATCGACGCCGACGTCTGCCGCGCCGTGGCCGCCGCCGTGTTCGGTGATGCTACCAAGGTCAAGTTCAGCCAGCTGAACGCCAAGGAGCGCTTCACCGCCTTGCAGTCCGGTGAAATCGATGTGCTGTCGCGCAACACCACCTGGACCAGCTCCCGTGACGCCGGCATGGGCCTGATGTTCACCGGTGTCACCTATTACGACGGCGTGGGCTTCCTGGCCAACAAGAAACTGGGCGTCAAGAGTGCCAAGGAACTGGACGGTGCAACCATCTGCATCCAGGCCGGTACGACCACCGAACTGAACGTGTCGGACTACTTCCGCGCCAATGGCCTGAAGTACACCCCGATCACCTTCGACACCTCCGATGAAAGCGCCAAGTCCCTGGAAAGCGGCCGTTGCGACGTGCTGACCTCCGACAAATCGCAGCTTTACGCACAGCGTTCCAAGCTGGGTACGCCGGGCGACTACGTGGTATTGCCGGAAACCATCTCCAAGGAGCCTCTGGGCCCGGTCGTGCGCAAGGGCGACGAAGAGTGGTTCAGCATCGTCAAGTGGACCCTGTTCGCCATGCTCAACGCTGAAGAGGCAGGCATCACGTCCAAGAACGTGATGGAAGAAGCCAAGTCCACCAAAAACCCTGACGTGGCGCGCCTGCTGGGCGGCGACGGCGAGTATGGCAAGGACCTGAAGCTGCCCAAGGACTGGGTCGTGAAGATCGTTTCGCAAGTGGGCAACTACGGCGAAGTGTTCGAGAAAAACCTGGGCAAGAGCACGCCGCTGGCCATTGACCGCGGTTTGAACGCCCTGTGGAACAACGGCGGTATCCAGTACGCACCACCCGTACGTTAAGCCGGCCCCGCGCCTGGCGGCCCGTATGCCGCCAGGCGCTGTTACATTCCCTTTCTTCCGGGGCACTTCATGCAAAATCAAATCGGCGCACCCAAAGGGTTTTCCCTGACCGATCCACGTGTGCGTGCGTGGCTATTCCAGATCATCACCATCGTGGTGGTGGTCAGCCTGGGCTGGTACCTGTTCCACAACACCCAGACCAACCTGCAACATCGCGGCATCACTTCCGGTTTCGACTTCCTTGAACGCAGTGCCGGCTTCGGCATCGCCCAGCACCTGATCGACTACACCGAGTCGGACAGCTACGCGCGAGTGTTCGTCATCGGCCTGCTCAACACCCTGCTGGTGACCTTCATCGGCGTCATCCTGGCTACCTTGCTGGGTTTTATCATCGGCGTGGCACGGCTGTCGCCGAACTGGATGATCAGCAAGCTGGCCACTGTGTACGTGGAAACCTTCCGCAACATTCCGCCGCTGCTGCAAATTCTGTTCTGGTATTTCGCCGTGTTCCTGACCATGCCAGGGCCACGGGGCAGCCATAACCTGTGGAACATGTTCTACGTCAGTAACCGCGGGCTGAACATGCCTGCCGCCCTCAAGGCAGATGGCATGTGGCCGTTCCTGATTGCCGTGGTGGTGGCGTTCGTGGCCATTGGCGTGATGGTCAAGTGGGCCAACAAGCGTTTCGAAGACACCGGCGTGCCGTTCCACAAGTTCTGGGCCGGCCTTGGCCTGCTGGTGGTTATCCCGGCGTTGAGCGTGCTGGTGTTCGGCAGCCCCGTGCATTGGGAAATGCCAGAGCTGCGCGGCTTCAACTTCGTCGGTGGCTGGGTGATGATCCCGGAACTGCTGGCCCTGACCCTGGCCCTGACGGTGTACACCG
It encodes the following:
- the moaD gene encoding molybdopterin converting factor subunit 1 → MKIKVVYFARYREAMGMDGEELVGTFATLADVRQELLERGGNWSVLGESAVMCARNQDLCKLEEPVADGDEVAFFPPVTGG
- the moaE gene encoding molybdopterin synthase catalytic subunit MoaE, translated to MAVRVQPGAFDPGAEVNAMHAANVGVGAVVSFVGYVRDFNDGLEVSGMFLEHYPGMTEKALGKIIVEAEQRWPLLKVEVLHRIGALEPGEPIVFVGVASAHRQAAFDACNFIMDYLKTRAPFWKKEQTTHGERWVDGKASDDQAAERWQQR
- the rhlB gene encoding ATP-dependent RNA helicase RhlB gives rise to the protein MLKALKNLFGKSGAEPLAAEMTAPVAPSPAREAAIPQPPEPEAPAPVVLAPAREATAVAPQPNLDAERVKPSPRERKPKPPRALWKLEEFKVEPQEGKTRFHDFKLSADLMHAIHDLGFPYCTPIQAQVLGFTLKGKDAIGRAQTGTGKTAAFLISIITQLQQTPPPKERYMGEPRALIIAPTRELVVQIAKDAAALTKYTGLNVMTFVGGMDFDKQLKQLEARHCDILVATPGRLLDFNQRGEVHLDMVEVMVLDEADRMLDMGFIPQVRQIIRQTPPKSERQTLLFSATFTDDVMNLAKQWTTDPAIVEIEPENVASETVEQHVYAVAGSDKYKLLYNLVNDNGWERVMVFANRKDEVRRIEEKLVRDGVNAAQLSGDVPQHKRIKTLEGFREGKIRVLVATDVAGRGIHIDGISHVINFTLPEDPDDYVHRIGRTGRAGANGVSISFAGEDDSYQLPSIEALLGRKISCEMPPTELLRPVQRKHS
- a CDS encoding alpha/beta hydrolase, which codes for MSNPMILEPTQPADACVIWLHGLGADRYDFLPVAEALQANLPSTRFILPQAPKRPVTINGGYEMPSWYDIKAMTPARAIDEHQLDESADMVKGLIEAQVAAGVPASRVFIAGFSQGGAVVYHTAFSRYPGTLGGVLALSTYAPGFHDGVRPSAAQKATPVLCLHGTQDEVVFHAMGRMAHDFLAVQGVQLEWHEYPMGHEVVIEEIRDIATWLGKKLA
- a CDS encoding amino acid ABC transporter substrate-binding protein codes for the protein MKMLKSTLAVLTAATVLGVSGFAQAGATLDAIQKKGFIQCGVSDGLPGFSVPDSTGKIQGIDADVCRAVAAAVFGDATKVKFSQLNAKERFTALQSGEIDVLSRNTTWTSSRDAGMGLMFTGVTYYDGVGFLANKKLGVKSAKELDGATICIQAGTTTELNVSDYFRANGLKYTPITFDTSDESAKSLESGRCDVLTSDKSQLYAQRSKLGTPGDYVVLPETISKEPLGPVVRKGDEEWFSIVKWTLFAMLNAEEAGITSKNVMEEAKSTKNPDVARLLGGDGEYGKDLKLPKDWVVKIVSQVGNYGEVFEKNLGKSTPLAIDRGLNALWNNGGIQYAPPVR
- a CDS encoding amino acid ABC transporter permease, coding for MQNQIGAPKGFSLTDPRVRAWLFQIITIVVVVSLGWYLFHNTQTNLQHRGITSGFDFLERSAGFGIAQHLIDYTESDSYARVFVIGLLNTLLVTFIGVILATLLGFIIGVARLSPNWMISKLATVYVETFRNIPPLLQILFWYFAVFLTMPGPRGSHNLWNMFYVSNRGLNMPAALKADGMWPFLIAVVVAFVAIGVMVKWANKRFEDTGVPFHKFWAGLGLLVVIPALSVLVFGSPVHWEMPELRGFNFVGGWVMIPELLALTLALTVYTAAFIAEIVRSGIKSVSHGQTEAARSLGLRPGPTLRKVIIPQALRVIIPPLTSQYLNLAKNSSLAAGIGYPEMVSLFAGTVLNQTGQAIEVIAITMSVYLAISISISLLMNWYNKRIALIER